One window of the Nicotiana tabacum cultivar K326 chromosome 4, ASM71507v2, whole genome shotgun sequence genome contains the following:
- the LOC107792454 gene encoding wound-induced proteinase inhibitor 2-like precursor (The RefSeq protein has 4 substitutions compared to this genomic sequence): MAVHKVSFLALVLLFGMSLLVSNVEHADAKACPFNCDPRIAYGVCPRLEEDKNNQICTNCCAGTKGCNYFSADGTFICKGQSDPRNPKACPRNCDPRIAYGVCPRLEEKKDNQICTNCCAGTKGCNYFSADGTFVCKGQSDPRNPKACPRNCDPRIAYGVCPRSEEKKDNQICTNCCAGTKGCNYFSADGTFFCKGQSDPRNPKACPPNCDSRIDYGVCPRSEEKDNQICTNCCAGTKGCNYFSADGTFVCKGQSDPRNPKACPRNCDPRIAYRVCPRSEEKEDNQICTNCCAGTKGCNYFSANGTFVCKGQSDPRNPKACPRNCDPRIAYGVCPRSEEEKNNQICTNCCGGTKGCNYFSANGTFICEGESEYVSKVDEYVREVENDLQKSKVAVS, translated from the exons ATGGCTGTTCACAGAGTTAGTTTCCTTGCTCTCGTCCTCTTATTTG GAATGTCTCTGCTTGTAAGCAATGTGGAACATGCAGATGCCAAGGCTTGTCCCTTTAACTGTGATCCAAGAATTGCTTATGGGGTTTGTCCACGTTTAGAAGAAGATAAGAACAATCAAATATGCACCAACTGTTGCGCAGGCACGAAGGGTTGTAATTATTTCAGTGCTGATGGAACTTTTATTTGTAAAGGACAGTCTGATCCTAGAAATCCAAAAGCTTGTCCCCGAAATTGTGATCCAAGAATTGCCTATGGAGTTTGCCCGCGTTTAGAAGAAAAGAAGGACAATCAAATATGCACCAACTGTTGCGCAGGCACGAAGGGTTGTAACTACTTCAGTGCTGATGGAACTTTTGTTTGTAAAGGACAGTCTGATCCTAGAAATCCAAAAGCGTGTCCCCGAAATTGTGATCCAAGAATCGCCTATGGAGTTTGCCCGCGTTCAGAAGAAAAGAAGGATAATCAAATATGCACCAACTGTTGCGCAGGCACGAAGGGTTGTAACTATTTCAGTGCTGATGGAACTTTTGTTTGTAAAGGACAGTCTGATCCTAGAAATCCAAAAGCTTGTCCCCGAAATTGTGATCCAAGAATTGACTATGGAGTTTGCCCGCGTTCAGAAGAAAAGGATAATCAAATATGCACCAACTGTTGCGCAGGCACGAAGGGTTGTAACTATTTCAGTGCTGATGGAACTTTTGTTTGTAAAGGACAGTCTGATCCTAGAAATCCAAAAGCTTGTCCCCGAAATTGTGATCCAAGAATTGCCTATAGAGTTTGCCCGCGTTCAGAAGAAAAGGAGGACAATCAAATATGCACCAACTGTTGCGCAGGCACGAAGGGTTGTAACTACTTCAGTGCTAATGGAACTTTTGTTTGTAAAGGACAGTCTGATCCTAGAAATCCAAAAGCTTGTCCCCGAAATTGTGATCCAAGAATTGCCTATGGAGTTTGTCCACGTtcagaagaagagaaaaataatcaaatatgCACCAATTGTTGTGGAGGTACGAAGGGTTGCAACTATTTCAGTGCTAATGGAACTTTTATTTGTGAAGGAGAATCTGAATATGTAAGCAAAGTGGATGAATATGTTCGTGAAGTGGAGAATGATCTCCAGAAGTCTAAGGTTGCTGTTTCCTAA